The genomic stretch AATCCGTTGAACACCCCGCGCGACGGGGTCAGCATCCGGACCCAGACGTCGGCCTCCCGGAAACGCCCGGTCTTGAGTACAAGGGCTTTCTCGGTGGCGCTCATGCCGTCAGTCCGCGCGATGGGCCAAGCGGCCCCGCTACATGCCGAAAGTGATGGTCTGAATGTTTCCCTTGGAAGAATCCAGGGAATAAGGCTGTCCGTTGTAGGACACGGTCACACCGGCGACGTTGCCGATGCGGATACGGCGCGGGCTGTTGAACATCAACCGCAGAGGCTCGCCCTTGCGCAGTACGAAATCACGATTCATCCTGCTCTCTTCACCGCGCCAGACACCGATCCAGCACCCCTTGTCGGTGGTGGCCCGAATGATCAGCACGTGTTCATACCGGGGCTCGGCCGGCGCGCTTTCCTGAGTAATGGCGGCATCCTCGTCAGGCACCTCGGCCCCGGCCGATTCCCGGGCAGAAGCCATCTGCCCGCCGGAGGACGCGTTTGAAGCGGAATCCGCCCCGGCCGAAGCCGAGGCGGATTCGGCGGGAGCCGCAGCGGCTTCAGCCGCCGGGCTCTCCCCCGCCTCCCCTGTCGCATCCTGCCCGGAGTCCGATTCGGGCTCGACGGCAGGCACGCCCTTTTCATCCGCAGGTGCGACCCCGGGCGAAACGCCTTCAGGCGCAACGCCTTCGGGCGCGGCGGGCTTGACGGCTTCCCCGGCAGGCTCGGTGGCGGGCACGGGCACGTCGGACGTCTTGGTTTTGTTCAAGTTCAACATCAAAATCCCCGCGGCCCCGGCCAGGGACAACAGAATCAGAATAGTGGGCCAAATGGACCGCCTGCGGCGTCCGGAGGGCGCGTCATTGTCCTGAAACGCCTTTTCCGCGTTGGGCTCGACATCGTAGGAGAGGTCCCCGGCTGAGGGCGGCTCCAACTGATATTCGCGATCCACGACCATGCACAATTCGTCCGGATCAAGCTCCAGAAGTCTGGCATAGCTCTTGATGAATCCTTTGATATACACAGGGTGCGGCAGAGCCGATCGGTCGCCGCTTTCCAGGGCGAGGATGACGACGCGGCTGATCTTGGTGGCGTCCATGACAGCCTTGACGGTCAGCCCCCTTGCCTCGCGCTCGCGCTGCAACGTTTCGCCTAGTTCCTGAAATGTCATTGGGTTACTCCATTATCGGGCTTAAACGAATCATCCATGTAGATGATGACCGAACTGTTCTTCAATTTCTCAAAATAGTCCGTAAACACTGTTTCCTGTTTCTTCTGCATCAATTCCCTGAAAAGGTCGTTGCGGACATCCTC from Desulfovibrio sp. Fe33 encodes the following:
- a CDS encoding helix-turn-helix domain-containing protein, which translates into the protein MTFQELGETLQREREARGLTVKAVMDATKISRVVILALESGDRSALPHPVYIKGFIKSYARLLELDPDELCMVVDREYQLEPPSAGDLSYDVEPNAEKAFQDNDAPSGRRRRSIWPTILILLSLAGAAGILMLNLNKTKTSDVPVPATEPAGEAVKPAAPEGVAPEGVSPGVAPADEKGVPAVEPESDSGQDATGEAGESPAAEAAAAPAESASASAGADSASNASSGGQMASARESAGAEVPDEDAAITQESAPAEPRYEHVLIIRATTDKGCWIGVWRGEESRMNRDFVLRKGEPLRLMFNSPRRIRIGNVAGVTVSYNGQPYSLDSSKGNIQTITFGM